The following coding sequences are from one Methanosarcina sp. WWM596 window:
- a CDS encoding cysteate synthase, which translates to MGRFILKCLKCGREYGQEYRLTCENDDSLLRAEYFEKRLELRDQPGIGRFHSWLPVQEELTTEAGPITYKSEALARELGLSNLYIGFSGYWPEKGAFTKTCSFKELEAHPTMQLLKESRGKAIVLASAGNTGRAFAHTSALTGIDVYIVVPDSGIPKLWLPEEPTDSIHLISMMPGNDYTDAINLAGRIAKLPGMVPEGGARNVARREGMGTVMLDAAVTIGKMPDHYFQGVGSGTGGISAWEAALRLRADGRFGSGLPKLQLAQNLPFVPMYNAWQAGRREIIPEIDMKDAKKQIEDTYATVLTNRAPPYSVTGGLYDALVETDGIMYAVTKEEALEAKKLFETLEGIDILPPSAVAAASLLKAVEAGNVGKDDTILLNIAGGGFKRLKEDITLFQIEPKVTVRDSDVPLEDLKL; encoded by the coding sequence ATGGGAAGATTCATATTAAAATGTCTGAAATGCGGAAGAGAATACGGTCAGGAATACAGGCTAACCTGTGAGAATGACGACTCCCTTTTGCGGGCGGAATATTTTGAAAAAAGGCTTGAGCTCAGAGACCAGCCTGGAATAGGAAGATTTCATTCCTGGCTTCCGGTTCAGGAGGAGTTAACTACCGAAGCAGGGCCCATCACGTATAAAAGCGAAGCTCTTGCGCGGGAACTGGGGCTTTCGAACCTTTACATAGGGTTCAGCGGATACTGGCCCGAGAAAGGGGCTTTTACCAAGACCTGCAGTTTCAAAGAACTCGAAGCCCATCCTACTATGCAGCTTCTCAAGGAATCCAGGGGAAAAGCCATTGTCCTTGCCTCTGCAGGGAATACGGGGAGGGCATTTGCACACACATCGGCTCTTACAGGAATAGATGTTTATATAGTAGTTCCTGATTCGGGCATTCCAAAACTCTGGCTGCCTGAAGAACCGACTGATTCCATTCACCTTATCAGCATGATGCCGGGCAACGATTACACCGATGCTATCAACCTTGCAGGAAGAATTGCAAAACTTCCGGGCATGGTCCCAGAAGGGGGAGCCAGGAATGTTGCCAGGAGGGAAGGAATGGGCACTGTAATGCTGGACGCAGCTGTAACCATAGGAAAGATGCCTGACCACTACTTCCAGGGTGTCGGAAGCGGCACAGGAGGGATCTCAGCCTGGGAAGCTGCGTTGCGCCTCAGGGCTGACGGGCGTTTCGGCTCCGGGCTTCCAAAGCTCCAGCTTGCCCAGAACCTCCCCTTCGTTCCCATGTATAATGCATGGCAGGCGGGCAGAAGAGAAATCATTCCCGAAATTGACATGAAAGATGCAAAGAAGCAGATCGAAGATACCTACGCAACTGTGCTTACCAACCGGGCACCGCCCTATTCCGTAACAGGCGGGCTCTATGACGCACTTGTCGAGACGGACGGAATAATGTATGCAGTTACCAAAGAGGAAGCCCTTGAAGCAAAAAAGCTTTTTGAGACCCTTGAAGGAATAGATATCCTGCCCCCGTCTGCAGTTGCGGCTGCCTCCCTGTTAAAAGCCGTAGAAGCCGGAAATGTCGGAAAAGACGATACCATTCTCCTGAATATTGCAGGCGGAGGTTTCAAGCGGCTGAAGGAAGACATTACACTTTTCCAGATTGAACCTAAAGTTACTGTTCGGGACTCGGATGTTCCACTTGAAGATCTGAAGCTCTGA
- a CDS encoding tetratricopeptide repeat protein has translation MSRSKVKNLLLLKQIHSAVTQIKKGKLDKALETLDKAEKSARQAKSTDALYYILFTRGGILYSAKEYDQALETYERALEVGSELLEANPENADYQHYMGTTLSNTGNLLKKKGEKDKAAESYALARKIYSDLITKNPENVVFRSYAGENLNNYGSLLTESGSLDIAREILKEAVETYEKLFKEKPDNLGYQAELSVALSQLGSCLKQQGPEESGTAKQTLEKALEMQENLLTQQPENEKIKEAITLTKERLEGL, from the coding sequence ATGTCCAGAAGCAAGGTAAAAAATCTTCTCCTCCTGAAGCAGATTCACAGTGCTGTAACCCAGATCAAGAAAGGCAAACTGGATAAAGCCCTCGAAACACTGGATAAAGCCGAAAAGTCTGCAAGGCAGGCGAAATCCACAGATGCTCTTTACTATATTCTTTTTACTCGCGGAGGAATCCTCTACTCGGCAAAAGAGTATGACCAGGCCCTTGAAACCTATGAAAGAGCCCTTGAAGTAGGTTCCGAACTCCTGGAAGCAAACCCTGAAAATGCCGATTACCAGCATTACATGGGCACAACCCTTAGCAATACGGGAAACCTCCTCAAGAAGAAAGGAGAAAAGGACAAGGCTGCCGAATCCTATGCCCTCGCCCGCAAGATATATTCGGACCTCATCACAAAAAACCCGGAAAATGTCGTTTTCCGCTCTTATGCCGGAGAAAACCTGAATAACTACGGCTCCCTCCTCACAGAATCCGGTTCCCTGGATATAGCCCGTGAAATCCTTAAAGAAGCAGTCGAAACCTACGAAAAGCTATTTAAAGAGAAACCTGACAACCTTGGTTATCAGGCAGAACTTTCAGTCGCGCTCAGCCAATTAGGAAGTTGCCTCAAACAGCAGGGACCCGAAGAAAGCGGAACTGCAAAACAGACCCTGGAAAAAGCCCTCGAAATGCAGGAAAACCTGTTAACTCAGCAGCCTGAAAACGAAAAAATCAAAGAAGCCATCACCCTTACAAAGGAAAGGCTGGAAGGGCTTTGA
- a CDS encoding MoaD/ThiS family protein, with amino-acid sequence MSKKVYITIQAGEISEQTVEVAESATYEDLLDTLDINQETVLVLNGGNAVPLDGTINSDRLTILKVVTGG; translated from the coding sequence GTGAGTAAAAAGGTGTATATAACAATTCAAGCTGGAGAGATTTCCGAACAGACCGTAGAAGTAGCTGAGAGCGCTACCTACGAAGACCTGCTTGATACGCTGGACATAAATCAGGAAACAGTACTTGTATTAAACGGAGGGAATGCAGTTCCCCTTGATGGGACTATAAATTCCGACAGACTAACAATTCTTAAAGTTGTTACAGGTGGCTGA
- a CDS encoding tetratricopeptide repeat protein, with the protein MPETPEKLREDAVKSFNETLDLMQKGKPDEALESLRKAEKAAHEAKDEAILFHTLKVRGQLLQSLGRLEEAKETYTFSLKTCVKLLSEEPANKLYIDTLHMNLNNLGNLGNIFQRAGNFSSSRQCYEIGLEISRKQLDFHPENEFYRMYAGNTQNNLGELLFTMGQPEEAKEKYEEALKTYAPLLKNFPKNPEYLSDKAMTLNNLGTLFSEKGQKAEAKENFEKALEILKKLSKKDPGNEKLREEISLTRKRLKAL; encoded by the coding sequence ATGCCCGAAACTCCCGAGAAATTAAGAGAAGATGCAGTAAAAAGCTTCAACGAAACCCTGGACCTGATGCAGAAAGGCAAGCCCGATGAAGCCCTTGAATCCCTCAGAAAAGCCGAAAAAGCCGCACATGAAGCAAAAGACGAAGCTATCCTGTTCCATACCTTAAAAGTAAGAGGGCAGCTACTTCAGTCCCTTGGCAGGCTTGAAGAAGCAAAGGAGACCTACACCTTCTCCTTAAAAACCTGCGTAAAACTCCTCTCAGAAGAACCGGCAAACAAACTATACATTGATACCCTCCACATGAACCTCAACAACCTCGGAAACCTCGGAAACATATTCCAGAGAGCAGGCAACTTCTCCTCTTCCCGGCAGTGCTATGAAATTGGCCTCGAAATCTCCCGGAAACAACTCGATTTCCACCCCGAAAACGAATTCTATAGGATGTACGCCGGAAACACCCAGAACAACCTCGGAGAACTGCTTTTCACAATGGGTCAGCCCGAAGAAGCAAAAGAAAAATACGAAGAAGCCCTCAAAACCTACGCTCCCCTCCTCAAAAATTTCCCGAAAAACCCGGAATACCTCTCAGACAAAGCAATGACCCTCAACAACCTTGGAACTCTCTTTTCAGAAAAAGGGCAAAAAGCAGAGGCAAAAGAAAACTTCGAAAAAGCGCTTGAAATCCTGAAAAAACTGAGCAAAAAAGACCCTGGGAATGAAAAGCTCAGGGAAGAAATCAGCCTCACGCGGAAAAGGCTCAAAGCGCTATGA
- a CDS encoding TldD/PmbA family protein: protein MKGIMQDIKFYDCRVIEGSSTSVILDNGKIEEMSRNFTRGAGVRALCGGSWGYTAVEGEIDLKKGVDVASKLSFSMNASTPKEEVELAAINSPGVKDLPEIRIDPRDIAIEEKVDLLKSIEEHAKIAGVHSTKVMYLESEFKIQYRSSEGLECEYELLNVGFAVSAVASENGVYQAGRESRFGYGYELFENENVLELAENAGKTAIQLLKAKTPKGGEMPVVLDQELAGVFAHEAVGHASEADLVLEGDSILENRIGEQIASPLITIIDDPTLHEFGYYPFDAEGSESKRTEIIRNGVFNSYLHSRETAAKLGGTPGNCRAQGYSMPVVRMSNTFIDNGDSKFEEMLEEVRNGMYLVGSRGGQVNTGEGIFQFNAEKGYLIKNGELSGLLRDVSLSGNTLEILNHVTHVGNDLKMTAGRCGKAGQLVPVSDGSPHVAISKALVGGA, encoded by the coding sequence ATGAAAGGCATTATGCAGGACATAAAATTTTATGACTGCAGGGTGATAGAAGGCAGTTCCACTTCTGTCATCCTGGATAACGGAAAGATAGAAGAAATGTCTCGAAACTTCACAAGGGGGGCCGGAGTAAGGGCTCTCTGCGGAGGTTCCTGGGGCTATACGGCTGTTGAAGGGGAAATCGACCTTAAAAAAGGGGTCGATGTTGCCTCAAAACTTTCTTTTTCTATGAATGCGAGCACCCCTAAAGAAGAAGTCGAACTTGCAGCCATAAATTCGCCAGGTGTAAAAGACCTTCCTGAAATCAGGATCGACCCGAGAGACATTGCAATTGAAGAAAAGGTAGACCTTTTGAAGAGTATTGAAGAACATGCAAAGATTGCAGGAGTTCACAGTACAAAGGTAATGTATCTTGAGTCAGAATTTAAAATCCAGTACCGGAGTTCCGAAGGTCTGGAATGTGAATATGAACTTTTGAATGTTGGTTTTGCAGTCTCCGCCGTTGCTTCTGAAAACGGTGTATACCAGGCAGGTAGAGAAAGCCGTTTCGGATACGGTTATGAGCTTTTTGAGAATGAAAACGTCCTCGAGCTTGCCGAAAATGCAGGAAAGACCGCAATTCAGCTCTTGAAGGCTAAAACTCCTAAAGGCGGAGAAATGCCTGTAGTGCTTGACCAGGAGCTGGCGGGAGTATTTGCCCATGAAGCTGTAGGGCATGCTTCGGAAGCCGACCTTGTGCTTGAAGGAGATTCCATTCTTGAAAACAGGATCGGAGAACAGATAGCATCCCCGCTTATTACGATCATCGATGACCCCACTCTGCACGAATTCGGGTATTATCCTTTTGATGCTGAAGGTTCCGAATCAAAAAGGACCGAAATAATCAGGAACGGAGTTTTTAATTCTTATCTCCACTCCCGGGAAACCGCAGCCAAACTCGGGGGAACTCCCGGAAACTGCAGGGCCCAGGGCTATTCCATGCCTGTTGTCAGAATGAGCAATACCTTCATTGACAACGGTGATTCTAAATTTGAAGAGATGCTGGAGGAAGTCCGGAACGGCATGTACCTTGTGGGGTCAAGAGGCGGGCAGGTAAACACCGGAGAAGGCATATTCCAGTTTAATGCCGAAAAAGGATACCTTATAAAGAACGGAGAACTTTCCGGGCTCTTAAGGGATGTCTCCCTTTCAGGGAATACTCTTGAGATCCTGAACCATGTAACCCATGTGGGTAATGACCTGAAAATGACTGCCGGAAGATGTGGAAAAGCCGGGCAGCTTGTACCTGTGTCCGACGGTTCTCCTCATGTTGCAATCTCAAAAGCCCTTGTAGGAGGTGCCTGA
- the lonB gene encoding ATP-dependent protease LonB codes for MEYNNNQNIDGSSENMNRQAHEVSEAVSTLDMSTADQVENEPTQVMAESELSDEIDEEDEDAIGFQFEDTSNIEVPKLLIDQVLGQEHAVEVVRKAASQRRHIMMIGTPGTGKSLLAKAMAELLPKEELKDILVYPNLEDLNNPKIREVPAGKGREIVMAHKMEARKKAQARNMLMMLFVVGIIVYSYFVAQLLWGIIAGIMILMLTRQFLPKEEMMIPKMAVSNYDKDHAPYIDATGAHAGALLGDVRHDPFQSGGLETPAHDRVEAGDIHKAHKGVLFIDEINTLRLESQQSLLTALQEKEYPITGQSERSSGALVKTEPVPCDFIMVSAGNLDAVQKMHPALRSRIKGYGYEVYMRDSMEDSPENRKKLVRFVAQEVVRDGHIPHFDEGAVEDIIREARRRAGRKGHLTLKLRDLGGLVRVAGDIAHSEGAPITTSEHVLAAKRIARSIEQQLADSYLEQRKDYESFLRKGSAVGRVNGLAVMGGDSGIVLPIVSEVTPALSGAEGRIIATGKLKTIAKEAVQNVSAVIKNMTGTDISRHDVHIQFVGTYEGVEGDSASVSIATAVVSAIERIPVDQTVAMTGSLSVRGDVLPVGGVTYKIEAAARAGMKKVIIPKANEADVLVEKAYRDKIQIIPVSSIAEVMEHSLVGPKKNTIIEKLKNITKLSFDIPEVSPASVQVINLFGCRN; via the coding sequence ATGGAGTATAATAATAATCAGAACATAGACGGGTCTTCGGAGAATATGAACAGACAAGCTCATGAAGTGAGTGAAGCTGTTTCTACATTAGACATGTCTACGGCCGACCAGGTGGAAAATGAGCCTACTCAGGTCATGGCCGAGTCTGAGTTAAGTGATGAAATAGATGAAGAAGATGAAGATGCCATCGGCTTCCAGTTTGAAGACACTTCTAATATAGAGGTCCCAAAACTCCTTATTGATCAGGTATTGGGGCAGGAACATGCAGTAGAAGTCGTCAGGAAAGCCGCCAGCCAGAGACGGCACATCATGATGATAGGCACTCCCGGAACAGGAAAGTCCCTGCTTGCAAAAGCAATGGCAGAACTTCTTCCTAAAGAAGAGCTCAAGGATATCCTTGTATATCCTAACCTGGAGGACCTTAACAACCCCAAGATAAGGGAAGTTCCCGCCGGGAAGGGTCGAGAAATTGTTATGGCTCACAAGATGGAGGCAAGAAAGAAAGCCCAGGCACGGAACATGCTTATGATGCTCTTTGTTGTGGGTATTATCGTCTATTCTTACTTCGTCGCCCAGCTGCTCTGGGGTATCATTGCAGGCATTATGATTCTCATGTTAACCCGCCAGTTCCTTCCCAAAGAGGAAATGATGATTCCGAAAATGGCGGTTTCAAATTATGACAAGGACCACGCACCCTACATTGATGCAACCGGAGCCCACGCAGGAGCTCTGCTAGGGGATGTCAGGCACGACCCCTTCCAGTCCGGAGGGCTTGAAACCCCTGCACACGACAGAGTAGAAGCCGGAGACATTCACAAAGCCCACAAAGGGGTGCTTTTCATTGACGAAATCAATACTCTCAGGCTTGAGTCCCAGCAGAGTCTCTTGACTGCTCTTCAGGAAAAGGAATACCCTATTACCGGACAGTCTGAAAGGAGTTCGGGAGCTCTTGTTAAAACCGAGCCCGTACCCTGTGACTTCATTATGGTCTCTGCAGGGAACCTGGATGCAGTACAGAAAATGCACCCTGCACTAAGGTCAAGGATAAAAGGCTACGGGTACGAGGTCTACATGAGAGATTCCATGGAAGACAGTCCCGAAAACCGGAAAAAGCTGGTCCGCTTCGTTGCCCAGGAAGTCGTCAGGGACGGACACATCCCTCATTTTGACGAAGGTGCAGTAGAAGATATCATCAGAGAAGCCAGAAGGCGCGCCGGCAGGAAAGGCCACCTTACCCTGAAGCTCCGTGACCTCGGCGGGCTTGTGCGTGTTGCAGGAGATATTGCCCACTCCGAAGGGGCTCCAATCACAACTTCCGAGCATGTACTTGCGGCAAAGAGGATTGCAAGGTCTATTGAACAGCAGCTTGCAGACAGCTACCTTGAACAGCGCAAGGACTACGAGTCTTTCCTCAGGAAAGGTTCTGCTGTGGGCAGAGTCAACGGGCTTGCAGTTATGGGTGGAGATTCAGGAATTGTGCTTCCCATTGTATCCGAAGTCACCCCTGCCCTTTCCGGGGCCGAAGGGCGAATTATTGCAACAGGCAAGCTCAAGACCATTGCAAAAGAAGCGGTGCAGAATGTATCCGCAGTGATCAAGAACATGACCGGCACAGACATTTCCCGCCACGATGTCCACATCCAGTTTGTAGGGACATATGAAGGTGTAGAAGGGGACAGTGCATCGGTTTCCATAGCAACCGCCGTAGTCTCTGCTATTGAAAGGATCCCTGTGGACCAGACTGTCGCAATGACGGGTTCTCTTTCTGTCAGGGGAGATGTCCTGCCTGTTGGTGGGGTCACTTACAAGATAGAAGCAGCTGCTCGGGCGGGTATGAAGAAAGTCATTATACCTAAAGCCAACGAGGCAGATGTTCTTGTCGAAAAAGCATACAGGGATAAGATCCAGATCATTCCTGTTTCCTCTATTGCAGAAGTAATGGAACACAGCCTTGTGGGCCCGAAAAAGAACACAATTATCGAAAAACTCAAGAATATTACAAAACTAAGTTTCGATATCCCGGAAGTATCACCCGCTTCCGTACAGGTTATTAATCTCTTTGGGTGCAGGAACTGA
- a CDS encoding methanogenesis marker 16 metalloprotein — MNGASDNTEKCRTIPEIQAKIDAGEAVVLTAEEISSRVRAGEEIRLEDIDVVTTATRGIMSGTYAVLSFKVSEPDSFVKASKVLLNGVPAVVGPCPNERLGVLDIIVLGTAHSETDPRYGGGHLFRDMVEGKDITVDITTSGGDLFSVEISLSGIPFARLYATRHAFKNYRAFVNPGKEAIKTIFHALPFEGEFSEMTFCGCGKLNPIQNDPKLETIGIGTRVLINGAEGFVTGQGTRSAPDNPNLTGFADLHDMTPEYMGGFVTSAGPEIINTWAVPIPVLSQSMLENILKPDNQIPLKLVDLAGRIPLCEITYGDVWDNTDLNVIYEPEKCIDCKVCCVAEACPMGAVSKGKNGAVYDPELCFNCGLCISRCRGEAFSANLGTVSCTTGGCLRDIKVTLRQSDRARAVKAAQELKEQVLSGTFRLREPVEKISWRE; from the coding sequence ATGAACGGAGCATCGGATAACACAGAAAAATGTCGGACAATCCCCGAGATCCAGGCAAAAATAGATGCTGGAGAGGCAGTGGTCCTTACAGCTGAGGAAATCAGCTCAAGGGTCAGGGCAGGGGAGGAAATCAGGCTCGAAGATATTGATGTCGTAACTACCGCAACCCGCGGTATTATGAGCGGAACCTATGCAGTTCTCTCTTTCAAAGTTTCCGAACCCGATTCTTTTGTAAAAGCTTCTAAAGTCCTGCTGAACGGAGTACCGGCAGTCGTTGGTCCCTGCCCTAACGAAAGGCTTGGAGTCCTGGACATCATCGTACTCGGGACAGCTCACAGTGAAACAGATCCTCGCTACGGAGGCGGGCACCTTTTCAGGGATATGGTTGAAGGAAAGGACATTACTGTGGACATAACTACAAGTGGAGGAGACCTTTTTTCAGTGGAGATCAGCCTTTCCGGAATCCCCTTTGCGCGGCTTTATGCGACAAGGCACGCCTTCAAAAACTATCGGGCATTCGTAAACCCGGGAAAAGAAGCCATTAAAACCATTTTCCATGCCCTGCCCTTCGAAGGCGAGTTCAGCGAAATGACCTTCTGCGGCTGCGGCAAGTTAAACCCTATTCAAAATGATCCCAAACTCGAGACAATAGGAATCGGGACAAGGGTACTGATAAATGGGGCTGAAGGGTTCGTAACTGGCCAGGGTACTCGCAGTGCTCCAGACAATCCCAACCTTACGGGTTTTGCTGACCTTCATGACATGACTCCTGAATATATGGGAGGGTTTGTAACTTCCGCAGGTCCAGAAATCATCAACACATGGGCTGTTCCCATTCCTGTTCTTTCTCAGAGTATGCTGGAAAATATCCTTAAGCCGGACAACCAGATCCCGCTCAAGCTGGTAGATCTTGCAGGCAGGATCCCTCTTTGCGAGATCACCTACGGGGATGTCTGGGATAACACAGACCTGAATGTAATATACGAACCCGAAAAATGCATTGACTGCAAGGTCTGCTGCGTGGCTGAGGCATGTCCTATGGGTGCAGTAAGCAAAGGAAAAAACGGAGCTGTATATGACCCCGAACTTTGCTTTAACTGCGGGCTCTGCATTTCAAGGTGCAGAGGAGAAGCCTTCAGTGCAAATCTTGGTACTGTCAGCTGTACAACCGGAGGCTGCCTCAGAGATATCAAAGTAACCCTGCGCCAGTCGGACCGCGCCCGGGCGGTAAAAGCCGCGCAGGAACTTAAAGAACAGGTCCTTTCGGGAACATTCAGGCTCAGGGAACCGGTGGAGAAAATAAGCTGGAGAGAATAA
- the comE gene encoding sulfopyruvate decarboxylase subunit beta codes for MVNPEEEVIAIMKKTGIDLAATLPCDRIKNLLPLVSENFPEIKLTREESGVGICAGAYLAGGKPMMLIQSTGLGNMINALESLNVTCKIPLPILASWRGVYKEAIEAQVPLGVHLPAILEGAGLKYTIIDDAEKLPLFENVIGDAFENSRPHIALVSPKVWEASDCCAWETLKSPELPKKEKICKFRLTQKVLEPRIIRNDAIAAVAAELGGEITVTNLGVPCKELYAARDRDLNFYMFGSMGLVSSIGLGLALRTDRKVVVFDGDGSLLMNPNALLEIGKEAPKNLIIVALDNGAYGSTGSQETCALRYIDLEILANSCGIQNTHKVNTEEDLIYAYKDSLNARQTSFIHVILKPGNTVAPNIPLSPEEVTKRFKEALGAE; via the coding sequence GTGGTAAACCCGGAAGAAGAGGTAATAGCAATCATGAAAAAAACAGGTATTGACCTTGCTGCAACACTTCCCTGTGACAGGATCAAAAACCTGCTTCCCCTGGTTTCGGAAAACTTTCCCGAGATCAAATTGACCAGAGAAGAAAGCGGGGTTGGAATCTGTGCCGGGGCCTACCTTGCAGGTGGAAAACCCATGATGCTTATTCAGAGCACAGGGCTCGGAAATATGATCAATGCTCTTGAGTCCCTGAATGTAACATGTAAAATCCCCCTGCCTATCCTGGCAAGCTGGCGCGGTGTTTACAAAGAAGCCATAGAAGCACAGGTCCCTCTGGGAGTCCACCTACCCGCAATCCTGGAAGGTGCAGGGCTCAAATACACGATAATTGATGATGCTGAAAAGCTTCCCCTCTTTGAAAATGTGATCGGAGACGCCTTTGAAAATTCCAGGCCTCACATAGCTCTGGTCTCTCCTAAAGTGTGGGAAGCTTCGGACTGCTGTGCCTGGGAAACCCTGAAGTCTCCGGAGCTGCCGAAGAAAGAAAAGATCTGCAAATTCCGCCTGACACAGAAAGTTCTAGAACCCCGGATAATCCGGAACGATGCGATCGCCGCTGTGGCAGCCGAACTGGGCGGAGAAATCACCGTAACAAATCTCGGAGTCCCCTGCAAGGAACTCTACGCTGCCAGAGACCGGGACCTTAACTTTTACATGTTCGGGTCCATGGGGCTTGTCTCCTCCATCGGGCTCGGTCTTGCTCTGCGCACGGACCGGAAGGTTGTGGTCTTTGACGGGGACGGAAGCCTCCTCATGAACCCTAATGCCCTCCTGGAAATAGGAAAGGAAGCCCCGAAAAACCTGATCATCGTAGCCCTTGACAACGGCGCCTACGGCTCTACAGGCTCTCAGGAGACCTGTGCGCTGCGCTACATTGACCTGGAAATCCTGGCAAACTCCTGCGGGATCCAGAACACTCATAAGGTCAACACGGAAGAGGACCTCATATACGCGTACAAAGATTCCCTTAATGCCAGGCAGACTTCCTTTATCCATGTTATCCTGAAGCCCGGAAACACAGTAGCTCCCAACATCCCCCTGAGCCCAGAAGAAGTCACAAAACGCTTCAAAGAAGCGCTGGGCGCAGAATAA
- a CDS encoding zinc ribbon domain-containing protein, which yields MSKNINFVCPKCGNTTYDLGEIRTTGGFISKVLDVQNKKFTHVTCKRCKYTELYQADSSMLGNIFDLFT from the coding sequence ATGAGCAAAAATATTAATTTCGTCTGCCCTAAATGCGGGAACACCACTTATGATCTCGGCGAGATCCGCACAACCGGCGGCTTCATCAGCAAAGTCCTCGATGTCCAGAACAAAAAATTCACCCACGTCACCTGTAAGCGCTGCAAATACACCGAATTATATCAGGCCGACAGCAGCATGCTCGGGAACATTTTCGATCTTTTCACATAA
- a CDS encoding transcriptional regulator protein: protein MKDYEVKVLDENDHIFIETLRNLGMSRNVATTMAYLMNVDEASSREIEISTGLRQPEVSLAMRLMRNQSWVNVRSEKKPGKGRPIKIYSLAAPVDEIISYYEDKIYKESQATISAIKKLKVMSKKVPLTPSK from the coding sequence ATGAAAGACTATGAAGTAAAAGTGCTGGACGAAAATGACCACATTTTTATTGAAACGTTAAGGAACCTCGGGATGTCAAGAAATGTTGCCACAACTATGGCATATCTTATGAATGTTGACGAAGCTTCATCCCGTGAAATTGAAATCAGTACCGGACTAAGGCAGCCTGAAGTCAGTCTTGCAATGAGATTGATGCGGAATCAGTCCTGGGTCAATGTACGTTCGGAAAAGAAACCCGGTAAAGGGCGCCCGATTAAAATTTATTCTCTCGCAGCTCCTGTTGATGAGATCATAAGCTATTATGAAGATAAAATCTATAAGGAATCTCAGGCAACGATCTCAGCAATTAAAAAACTGAAGGTTATGAGCAAAAAGGTGCCTCTAACTCCCTCTAAGTAA